The Rattus rattus isolate New Zealand chromosome 1, Rrattus_CSIRO_v1, whole genome shotgun sequence genome includes a region encoding these proteins:
- the LOC116907959 gene encoding UHRF1-binding protein 1-like, translating to MKRSASQISLDTVSLDSMGLEEQLESDGSDSHVLLGRAIKRNSSTSCQSPAESGNINANMQNCGEASPDAVSTTSEGTQEHRDDLVTATVLWGNATVLHAWCVHV from the exons ATGAAAAGGAGCGCCTCGCAGATCTCCCTGGATACCGTCTCCCTGGACAGCATGGGATTGGAAGAGCAGCTGGAGAGTGACGGAAGCGATAGCCACGTGTTGCTGGGGAGAG CAATTAAAAGGAACTCAAGTACAAGTTGCCAGAGCCCGGCAGAGAGTGGGAACATTAATGCAAACATGCAGAATTGTGGGGAAGCCTCTCCAGATGCTGTCAGCACCACCTCAGAGGGCACACAGGAGCACCGTGATGATCTGGTAACAGCCACAGTTCTGTGGGGAAACGCCACTGTCCTTCATGCTTGGTGCGTGCATGTCTAG